taataaaaactataaataaatgttaacactttaaaaatgaattaattacaaaaataatacaagaaaaattataatatgacaCATTATTTTTATAGCTCGTTTGGTCATGCGATATGGtatcataatataaaattatgaaatgaaattgaagttttgtttggacatgtgacatgaaattttggtgttgtatattttctcataaagaTAAGAATTTCATAAGTTGTATAACTATTAAAATAACTCCAATTGGTTATTCAATCTTatcaaatgaacaaataattacaaaatcgcataaaaaatattatattgctATTTGTTTTCCACTTAAGTAATTGTCCTATCTAACTATAATTTATCaaactttaattcaataaaaaaaatttgaagataaaTTGTAGTATGCAAGTATTTAAGTATTACTCAACAATCGAtttatgtgagttaaaatgacTACATattggtgagaataataaatattatatcgattagactaataaattaaaaaagtaattatgtcactataaattttatttacattaaatGGCTAGCAGATATTTGTGGGGTGTgctttaacaaaatataaacttgtgaATACATTTTCGtattaaaaaaatctcaaatcatgatatgaaatttctaTATCATGGTTTTTAAGGAATATGGAAGAAATCAGCGTAGAATTACATATTCAAACGCTAATATATTATATTCCctctatttcaatttatgtaatactttttgttttttcaaagtcaaacaatttaagtttgatcgagattcaatttatgtaatactttttgttttttcaaagtcaaacaatttaagtttgatcGAGAATTTGCATatgaaatcttcaattttttggatgaaatttatatatttatacactatgtaaaaagtattataagtcacaataattgataatttaaaatatttaaaaaatataacaaatttattatcaaagttatacttaattaaatcataaaattcaaaaaaatacatcataaaattgATAGAAGGAAGTAACATATTATTGCATGGCCAAATATTACATAGATAGAAGGAAGTAACATATTATTGCATGGCCAAATATTTACTTAGTGCGAtgatcaattaatatgaaaCGAGGGGGGACGGAGTTTAAATAGCCTCGGGAAATCACGAAAGGCTATTTGCTTGGCATGTGCGGAAATCAGATGTGTGACGGTTGATGATGCCTACTTTTCATACTTGCAGTGGTCCTGCATGTACAATAGATATCTACTTTTGGATACGTGATCTTCTTATCCAATTGTGAGTAGCCACGTGTTCTATTCGCAAGAAAAGGCATTGTTGGTATGTATGTGAGGAGACAGCTATTACTATTTACGAATCTTGGGTTCTAAACTGGAAAATACATAAGCTTTTGTCATAGGACTAGTATTAATAATTTACTTCCTTTGTCGCgatattttttagattaaaataattttatctttaattatagatcttttaaagaaatttaacttttaatattatgatttataaattttttaacgtaatttataaatatataaatttatttttaaaaaataaaaaaaattatatgtaaatttctaatcaaaattaaattgtttgattctcgaaaaaaggaaaaatgtcaCAACAATTGAGACAAATAGAGTACTCTATCTGTCCCAATTCATATGATACCTTTTATGTTTTGAGagtcaaataatttaactttgaccGGAAATTTGCGcatgaaatttttgatttttaaaaaaaatgaaatttatgtatttgtaAATTACGTAGAAAGTACTATGAGTCACAAGAATTGATTACTCAaaatgtttataaattatatggaAAATTTACTGTCAAAAATAGACTTGTTTAACTCTTGAGATTCGAAAGGAgacatataaaatgggacggaggtaGTAACATcagttacaaaaattaaaaatttcatgtgCAAATTTTTAATCGAATTAAAATTGTttgattctttaaaaaaatgaaaagtttcatataaattgagacagagagagagagtaaCATCAATCTCAACAAGTATAGAGAAAAacatttgatatatatatatatatgaaaaaaaaattttgccAGAAAATTTGATCTTTTGAAATTTCTAGCCAAATTCTggttatatatatgaaaaatcttTTTGGCCAGAAAATTTGATCTTTTGAAATTTCTAGCCAAATTCTGGTTATATAgcattatctatatatatatatatatatattcacaaaaaTGCGCAAATACGTTAATGACTAAAACTATTTACTCACAAGCTAAAagtaatttatgataaaaatatattatgtacatataattttttgaccACTTGGAGCAACATAGTTGTAtcaataaagttttcaaaagataaaaaaatgaagagaaagtACTACTCTTAGGTATTTGATTAGCTAACTCTGTTTTGGAAAGCGACTAGTCATTATAATTGAGGAATCAAATGATTTTCTGCTGCTGTTTTTCACATTACATTGAATTGGTAAGTAAGAAAAAGCAGGACATCGTGTTTTCTTTATCAAATTAACTCCCTACACACATAGCCTGCGACTATAAAGCCTATCAATCAATTGAAACAACGGAATGGCGTTGTTTGGCCTTGCTGAAAACTATGGTGCAGTGAGATTTCTTCATTCTTAATCAGAagtattgaatatattttttttaataggaaGCGTTCTCTTGAACAAGGCTCTATTCTAACGAGATCGTTGTCTATGAATTTTCTAAATATTGCCCAActtattgattttattataaaactaattagttttaaaaagtgaaaattaaattccacttaaatttacttttaagttaAATATATGTCAAAACAAAATGTCAATGAACATTCAATCTTTTCCCCTGAACTTCAAATGGGAGTTctacttttttctttattgaatATTACATTTCTTATGTCccaattataaaatttatcgtAGTTGCTTCAATAATTGATCTAAAAATGTACAAGACATATATGGTAACTTTACGATAGATCTTAAGAttaatgttatattatttttttttaaaaaaaatatatctaaaactTTATACATACACTCTGGTCTTAACGTGCCACTTTTTGTCTATGGAGAGTCAACttaaataactttaaattaaattagactGAATAACTTTGGTATATTCTAAAATCATAAGTTGGTACAGTAGTTATTTCGGACCAGAAGTGGAGTAAGCAGCAATCGTGTTTTCAAAATACTTTAGAAAcataaagaaaagtaaaaaggaAGCACAAATGGATACTGAAATGGAACAGTGTTCGATTAAAGTGTAACGTATATACTCTCTCTGGAACTGAGCTAGTTGAAGAGCATGCCTGCAATTGTGCTTCACGTGTGCCAGAAAGTTGGCTTCACCTGACACTATCACTATATAAAACCACTCCATCCGTCTCaatttattaacttaatttgattcgataaaaatatttttaaatgttatgattttaattaaaaatttgtgaaagacttATGGATCTTAAATTGATACAACGGAACGGAAGTAACAATTGTACTATTAACCCTGTCGATTTCTTTGATTTGGTTTTAGCAGTttaccaacttccctaactcaTCAGTTCTCAGAACCAAAAGAAGACCAGTCAAAGTCTAATCAACTTGCTAGTTTACCCCTACTCTGTTTCTTTTGAGTAATTTATTAGGTGTATATACTCCAAATAAGAGGTTAATTCAATTGGTTTATTCACTTTAATGCGAATCCGCCCACTCTGCTCTATATGGTATGGTTGGCTAATAAATACACACTCGTTCGGAGTATACACCCAAAAAAATGTCACCTACTCCTAGATATAAAACAGTGTGCACATAGACAAAATTAACTTGATCTGCTCAACACTGAACTTATAATGGCCAACAACAATGTTTATCATCACAATGCTAATTTTTCTTTGACTGATCCTGACCCTGAACCTGATGATATTTCTGTGTTTCTTCGTCATATTCTACTTCCTTCTTCGTCTTCGTCTTCATCTAATTTTATGGCCCTGAAGGGTAATGAAATGCAATATTCCTCATCATTACCTCATCTTATGCCTAATAATAATCAACAAGGCAATTTGTCATCCATGATGAATTCATCAGCTTGCGGCATTTTCTCGTCATCCTCATCTGTTGGGACCATGGATTACGATCCGGATGAGTATGAATGTGAAAGTGAGGTATTTCTACATTTTCTACTTAATTCGTTTTGATTAATTAGTGTATGTAAGATTTTATTTCCgaatttgatgtttattttatcattattcctggtatatatattattttttttgtgatgattTTTAATATGTAGGATGGGACAGAGGATTTGGGGGCGGAAGCTTCAGTTCAACCGCCATCTCGTAACACTTCCAAGAGAAGCAGAGCAGCTGAAGTGCACAATTTGTCTGAAAaggtttgtttattttttgttaattaagtttattattgtCTGAATCGATGATTCCAGGGGTTTAAATCTTGAATATGATTTACAGAGGAGAAGAAGCAGGATTAATGAGAAGATGAAAGCATTGCAAAAACTTATTCCAAATTCAAATAAGGTGAGGAGTTGCATGTCTAGCAATTTTGAATCGAGTCTTGAAATAagtaaataacataaaattttagCAATATAAAGCTTAAAagatttttgatttaattattttctgaTGGATTTCTGGACAGACTGACAAGGCTTCAATGCTTGATGAAGCCATTGAGTATCTTAAGCAGCTTCAGCTCCAAGTACAGGTTTGCTGCTTCTGTTTAAATTTGCTGCATGTAATTTATTTGGTATGATGGGGAGATAAAGATATTTTCTGTGAAAAATTTATTAAGAGAATAATATAATGTAATATTGTGTTGATTGGCCCAACTTTAGTGATTTAAAGTTCAGATAGTTGAAAAGAACATGTAGTGTTATTTGACTCAATTCAGTATATTTCCTAGATTGGTTCTAGATCTGGTTATCTGTTCATTTAACACTAGTTAATTCGATTAAGTTATATGATTTATAGCATATGAATGTACTTTAATCTGTAGATGTTGACAATGAGAAACGGGTTAAACATGTATCCTCTTGGCCTGCCACGAATGCTACAACAGAATCAACTCCCCCAGCAAAAAATAGGTTTGTGCGAGGGGAATGCATTCACAAATGCCAAAGTGGCTGGGAATCTACAAGTTAACCAAGACGCCTCGTTAAATGCCATTTTCAACCCAACTGAAAATTGTACAGAAACTAAGGTAACACTACCGATAACTATGTCAAATGTAAACCGGTCAGACAGCGCGTTTGAGCTTGAGTCATCGATGAATATTCACCTTGATCCCTTTCAGCTCTCAAGATCTACCAGTAAGGTATGTTGGATGTAAAACCTATTGGAATGCCATTTTTTACGAGGATGCAGAATTGCAGATTAAGGAATCAATTTATATAACCATTTGACACTCACATTCTGTTTGCGAAGGAAATTTGGAGGGAGGATGGCTTACCTTTATATGGAATGAATGAGCTAATGACCAAAACTGCATCAACTGGTAGATTATTTGCTTGATATCCTTGCCTAGTTGACAACTTTTGCCTTGTATCCAGGTCTCTTTACCATTTTCTATTTCATTGTATTATATAGGATCAAATGTGGTATTCTCAGTTCCCTTAGATACCGATGCATCTAGTATGAAGAGAAACACTCGGGAGGCCTGCTTGCTTCGATATCAGTTTGGTGCTGTGAATGAAACCAATCTGGATTGTGACCAACTTCTTTCCCCACAACTGTATAGGTAAGTGAAGTCACATTACACCCGTGCTCTTACATagcaatgattttttttagtctTTATTCCTAAATTTCCTTGTTCTATTGTTAGTCACTTTGGAAGTACTTATGTTGACATTATCTTAAGGTGAATGCAGCAACTTCTGAATTTTGGCCTGCATCGCCTTGCTGGATTTTGTCGAAGTAATGAGACATGCATTTTGCTGCTTAGGACGTTTAATGTTGTTAACTTTTGGGCTCAATAGCCACTGTATTGAATGAATGGAATATAAATGTAAAGATTGGACTAGTTTCTATCTTGTTATGAAATACGAAAATTACTACTACGCATAGGATATGTTTCGTGATTACTATTATCTCATATGTGTCCAACTAATCTGAAGATGGTATGGTTGCTACCAGAGACACCCAAGATTTTAATTACATGGATTCTAACAGTTACCTTAAATTAATCGGATCATTGCTATGATAATTTACTTGCACAGTTGCTACCGTTTCTTtcattcaataatttttcattgcGTTAACACTTAACACGCTATTACATcttgaaaatatcaaatttgagGTATTCTGTACCAATGCAAAGCCCATTTGTCATTTTGTAGGAGAAATGTTTTACCTGATAAAACCATTATTCAAGCTATATCTTGTTCAattgtttgaaaatttttcaCTCAATGAATATGCGGATGTATTCACCTTAAATTTCACGTtgtttgtcttttttatttGGCGTGTAAATAATGAACACTGAAACCTAAGTATATGCCAAACATCGTCAGATTATCTAGATAACCTTTGGCCATAAATTGCGGATATTTTCAAGTTTTGTTTGAGACTCACTcacaaaacttcaaaaaaattcCAAGCACTTGTGAATTGAAAAAAGTTAAGGAACCAAAATTCTAttcttagagcctgtttggctcagcttaaaagctggtcaaactgatttaaaagctggttattgacttatttagcaatactcaaaataacttattttaagttaaaaaaaacttattttaagtcaaaagttaaaagctggggtagggacgccttttttttttagcttataagctgttttaagttgaccacatttttatctttttccccttaatatttttatacaatctccaaattacccacataaccctaacatctctttcttctatttttcccttttcacgtttggcatagcaacgtCAGcttttttatccaaacgcataactgcttattttaaaaataagtttcagcactttcaaaagtacttttttaaagttgcttttattaagcccatccaaacgggcccttagtcAATGGACTGCAAGTGGGAACTTGGATTGGAAGAAAACTGTAGTTGATTGACTTGAAATAGGAAGAAAAATTCTCGTCTAATCACTTAGTTTGAATCAcaaagaataagaaatatactttgAACGTGCCAATTGGGAAGTGAGACCTAGGTCTCCAcacaatttatatttaatttaaactcACTTAATAGaactctacaaaaaaaaaaaaattatttatagaaaacatatatCATGTACAAACACAAGCTAAGCAAGGAATAATAAAAGTAGCAAATGCGTTAACCATTTAACTTCCTTTTCATCGATTACTATTAACCATacgtatttaaattttaattttgtctcATTTCATTTCCCTGTTATTTTTCGACGCATGGAAAATCCTTGTTGGCTTAATGTTGACACTAGCCAAGAAAatagacaaaaagaaaaagaaactaaaGTAGTGGCCTTGATGTATTCCAACTTTGTAATTGGAAGAATAATGCCCACAAGTCCTTTTTTGtgatgaatgaaaaaaaaaattggacatTTATTGGTCTACATTATGCAAAAGAAATTTATGATAATAGGGGACAAGAAAAGTAACAATGAAATTTCTATATATGGTGGAACAGATTTGTATGACTCAATTATAat
This window of the Solanum pennellii chromosome 2, SPENNV200 genome carries:
- the LOC107010410 gene encoding transcription factor SPATULA isoform X2, coding for MANNNVYHHNANFSLTDPDPEPDDISVFLRHILLPSSSSSSSNFMALKGNEMQYSSSLPHLMPNNNQQGNLSSMMNSSACGIFSSSSSVGTMDYDPDEYECESEDGTEDLGAEASVQPPSRNTSKRSRAAEVHNLSEKRRRSRINEKMKALQKLIPNSNKTDKASMLDEAIEYLKQLQLQVQMLTMRNGLNMYPLGLPRMLQQNQLPQQKIGLCEGNAFTNAKVAGNLQVNQDASLNAIFNPTENCTETKVTLPITMSNVNRSDSAFELESSMNIHLDPFQLSRSTSKEIWREDGLPLYGMNELMTKTASTGSNVVFSVPLDTDASSMKRNTREACLLRYQFGAVNETNLDCDQLLSPQLYR
- the LOC107010410 gene encoding transcription factor SPATULA isoform X1, producing the protein MANNNVYHHNANFSLTDPDPEPDDISVFLRHILLPSSSSSSSNFMALKGNEMQYSSSLPHLMPNNNQQGNLSSMMNSSACGIFSSSSSVGTMDYDPDEYECESEDGTEDLGAEASVQPPSRNTSKRSRAAEVHNLSEKRRRSRINEKMKALQKLIPNSNKTDKASMLDEAIEYLKQLQLQVQMLTMRNGLNMYPLGLPRMLQQNQLPQQKIGLCEGNAFTNAKVAGNLQVNQDASLNAIFNPTENCTETKVTLPITMSNVNRSDSAFELESSMNIHLDPFQLSRSTSKEIWREDGLPLYGMNELMTKTASTGSNVVFSVPLDTDASSMKRNTREACLLRYQFGAVNETNLDCDQLLSPQLYSNF